A section of the Centroberyx gerrardi isolate f3 chromosome 8, fCenGer3.hap1.cur.20231027, whole genome shotgun sequence genome encodes:
- the gstt2 gene encoding glutathione S-transferase theta-2 encodes MATGRLVEVYLDLLSQPCRAVQILLSCNRLPHTVRSVALRKGETRTPEFTKLNPMQKVPVMVDNGFVLTESDAILKYLVTKYSLPEHWYPRQPERRARVDEYTAWHHTHTRPHAAKVFILEVLVPRLSGSPVDQDKVGGALSELGGTLDKLESMFLRRQPFLCGDDITVADLLAVCELMQPLAGGRDVLQDRPQLQRWKSRVQSAVGESFDHAHSVLYGVRDRNKAKL; translated from the exons atggcaacaggccGGCTGGTTGAGGTGTATCTGGATCTGCTGTCGCAGCCCTGCCGGGCGGTGCAGATCCTGCTGAGCTGCAACAGACTGCCACACACAGTCCGGTCTGTGGCGCTGAGGAAGG gagagaCCCGGACTCCAGAGTTCACCAAGTTGAACCCCATGCAGAAGGTTCCTGTCATGGTGGACAACGGCTTCGTCCTCACagagag CGACGCCATCTTGAAATACCTGGTGACGAAGTACAGCCTCCCAGAGCACTGGTATCCACGGCAACCGGAGAGGAGAGCCAGAGTGGACGAATACACCGCctggcaccacacacacacaagaccacATGCTGCTAAAGTCTTCATcctggag gtCCTGGTTCCCCGTCTGTCTGGTTCTCCGGTGGATCAGGACAAAGTGGGCGGAGCTCTGTCTGAACTGGGCGGGACTCTGGACAAACTGGAGTCCATGTTCCTGCGCAGGCAGCCGTTCCTCTGCGGCGATGACATCACTGTGGCCGACCTGCTGGCCGTCTGCGAGCTcatgcag cccctcgCCGGCGGTCGGGACGTTCTCCAGGATCGGCCTCAGCTGCAGCGCTGGAAGAGCCGCGTCCAATCAGCTGTGGGCGAGTCGTTTGACCACGCCCACTCCGTGCTGTACGGCGTCCGCGACCGCAACAAAGCCAAGCTGTGA